One Mercenaria mercenaria strain notata unplaced genomic scaffold, MADL_Memer_1 contig_4521, whole genome shotgun sequence DNA segment encodes these proteins:
- the LOC123539007 gene encoding uncharacterized protein LOC123539007, with product MDVLTKPVTIVFLICIFCMNGLSVPFLEIAGKGFDIYDLTKNVLETLGILDEESPVEKEELDSLLNEIDERINSAKYDINTNILIQSRLQIVDDAVIIFRSLLIDLENILQPQTAENRMKCKNTFLSRFENEDAITHIRFLPDLLSYQIPGTSAPLADLFADLTRCNMTALEEFKWYYRKLVSDGMALQMTQLQLVQSPLLNKTLERWVKRNEDLERTFVTRTNACMNKFAIYADEDIRLATDAQLLWKSNNMRYAWKINDVIFLKPFGTFQFLYTKSVGKELFFSRGRSNKIVIFTEKNDTCSQNATLENAKSALKSAIISDRDENAAKHVGIAAENVFREQGYIIRALLVYFNGEEFAEENVIVDNASSVIQISIDKVQLTYCSSWGVKCALDPGGAFGALKNVEGSMKVYAYVAKDDGILHVKEREYKTNGANGVRATFLILFCYLSLRLITITSE from the exons ATGGACGTTTTAACTAAACCTGTAACAATTgtgtttttaatttgtatattttgcatgaatggaCTTTCAGTGCCTTTTCTGGAAATTGCTGGGAAAGGCTTTGACATATatgatttaacaaaaaatgtgcTTGAGACGCTCGGGATTTTGGACGAAGAAAGTCCTGTAGAAAAGGAAGAGTTAGACAGTCTATTAAATGAAATCGACGAAAGGATTAATTCtgcaaaatatgatataaatacCAACATACTAATTCAATCAAGGCTTCAGATTGTTGATGACGCTGTAATTATTTTTCGTAGCCTTCTGATAGACCTAGAGAACATTCTACAACCACAAACAGCAGAAAATCGAATGAAATGTAAAAATACCTTCCTATCGCGGTTTGAAAACGAAGATGCAATTACGCACATCAGATTCTTGCCCGATCTTTTATCGTATCAAATTCCCGGAACGTCTGCACCACTTGCTGACCTTTTCGCTGACCTTACTAGATGTAACATGACAGCACTTGAGGAATTTAAATGGTATTATAGAAAACTTGTATCAGATGGAATGGCTCTTCAGATGACACAACTGCAACTCGTACAGTCGCCGTTACTGAACAAAACGTTAGAACGATGGGTCAAGCGAAACGAAGATTTGGAAAGGACATTTGTAACGCGCACAAATGCGTGCatgaataaatttgctatatatgCTGACGAAGATATAAGACTTGCTACAGATGCTCAATTATTATGGAAAAGCAATAACATGAGGTATGCCTGGAAAATAAATGATGTAATTTTCTTAAAGCCATTTGggacttttcaatttttatacacAAAAAGTGTAGGGAAAGAATTATTTTTCAGCAGAGGAAGGAGCAATAAAATCGTAATATTTACGGAAAAAAATGATACTTGTTCTCAAAATGCCACCTTAGAAAATGCAAAGAGTGCACTGAAATCTGCGATTATCAGCGACAGAGATGAAAATGCGGCCAAACATGTTGGTATAGCAGCTGAAAATGTTTTTCGGGAACAAGGGTATATCATCAGAGCACTTCTAGTCTACTTCAATGGAGAAGAATTTGCTGAGGAAAACGTTATTGTAGACAACG cgTCTTCTGTGATTCAAATCTCGATTGACAAAGTCCAGCTTACGTATTGTTCCTCGTGGGGTGTCAAGTGTGCTTTGGATCCCGGAGGTGCGTTTGGCGCATTAAAAAATGTCGAAGGATCAATGAAGGTTTATGCATATGTTGCGAAAGATGATGGAATATTGCATGTTAAAGAAAGAGAATATAAAACAAACGGTGCAAATGGAGTCAGAGCGACATTTTtgatactattttgttatttgagCCTTCGTTTGATTACAATAACGTCTGAATAA